One Halarcobacter ebronensis genomic window carries:
- a CDS encoding YggT family protein yields MIDALLSSIFTVVLAVISLYKWVIIISALLSWVRPDPYNPIVQMLYRLTEPAYALVRRFIPTVVGGMDLAPLIVIFVLIFLETFLGRLFMGMM; encoded by the coding sequence ATGATAGATGCATTATTAAGTTCAATATTTACTGTTGTTTTGGCAGTTATTTCCCTTTACAAATGGGTGATTATTATATCAGCCCTACTCTCTTGGGTAAGACCAGATCCTTATAATCCTATTGTTCAAATGTTGTATAGATTGACTGAACCAGCTTATGCACTTGTTAGAAGATTTATACCAACAGTTGTTGGCGGTATGGATTTAGCTCCACTTATTGTTATCTTTGTTCTTATCTTTTTAGAGACATTTTTAGGAAGACTCTTTATGGGAATGATGTAA
- a CDS encoding M16 family metallopeptidase — translation MGAQIKHINIKGVEIPLIFEKENSLPILNLQLVFTNSGYMQDEDKSGLVSLSTKLLNEGTKKLGTTKFAEELENSAISLHASNGFETLVIELSSIKDVHEKSLELLKTLLKDPNYDEKVLEKLKTLQIGSLKRKENDFDYIAEKNLKEIIFKGSALENPSSGTIESISKIKLNDIKTFLTKSLDLNNLIVVVGGDFAYDDIVNKISDTISVLAEKNKNKTKKIKISQKSETKEIIKETQQAYIYFGSPFFVDVKDEDKYMAKVASFILGGSGFGSRLMEEIRVKRGLAYSAYGYISVNKSYSYFTGYLQTKLESANEAKDLVVSLVNEFVKNGVTAEELESAKKFLLGSEPLRTETLSQRLNRAFTLFYRGLEQDYNEKELEKIENLKLDDLNKYIKTHDEIEKLSFSIVRK, via the coding sequence ATGGGTGCTCAAATAAAGCATATTAATATAAAAGGTGTTGAAATACCACTAATATTTGAGAAGGAAAATAGTCTTCCTATCTTAAATTTGCAGCTTGTTTTTACAAATTCAGGATATATGCAAGATGAAGATAAAAGTGGATTGGTATCTCTATCTACAAAACTTTTAAATGAAGGTACAAAAAAACTAGGAACTACAAAATTTGCAGAAGAGTTAGAAAACTCTGCAATTTCACTACATGCAAGTAATGGATTTGAAACTTTAGTTATTGAACTCTCTTCTATAAAAGATGTACATGAAAAAAGTTTAGAGTTACTTAAAACGCTTTTAAAAGATCCAAACTATGATGAAAAAGTTTTAGAAAAACTTAAAACACTTCAAATTGGATCATTAAAAAGAAAAGAGAATGATTTTGATTATATTGCAGAGAAAAATCTCAAAGAGATTATTTTTAAAGGCTCTGCATTGGAAAATCCATCTTCTGGAACTATTGAATCAATATCAAAAATAAAACTAAATGATATAAAAACTTTTTTAACTAAATCATTGGATTTAAATAACTTAATTGTTGTTGTAGGTGGAGATTTTGCCTATGATGATATAGTTAATAAAATTAGTGATACAATAAGTGTTTTAGCAGAAAAAAACAAAAATAAAACAAAAAAAATCAAAATATCACAAAAATCAGAGACAAAAGAGATTATAAAAGAGACTCAACAAGCTTATATATATTTTGGAAGTCCATTCTTTGTTGATGTTAAAGATGAAGATAAATATATGGCAAAAGTTGCTTCATTTATCTTAGGTGGAAGTGGCTTTGGTTCAAGATTAATGGAAGAGATTAGAGTAAAAAGAGGATTAGCTTACTCTGCGTATGGTTATATTTCTGTGAATAAATCATACTCATATTTTACTGGATATCTTCAAACAAAACTTGAAAGTGCAAATGAGGCAAAAGATTTAGTTGTTTCACTTGTAAATGAATTTGTAAAAAATGGAGTTACTGCTGAAGAGTTAGAATCTGCAAAAAAATTTTTACTTGGAAGTGAACCCCTTAGAACAGAAACATTATCGCAAAGATTAAATAGAGCTTTTACTCTTTTTTATAGAGGTTTAGAGCAAGATTATAATGAAAAAGAATTAGAGAAAATTGAGAATTTAAAACTCGATGATTTGAATAAATATATAAAAACACATGATGAAATTGAAAAATTATCATTTTCAATAGTAAGGAAATAA
- the gltX gene encoding glutamate--tRNA ligase yields MLRFAQSLMHSLQLNDLRIAIFNYILSKQLNEPLMLVVNDLDKKNIIEGNDKEIIELLNLFSIDFSQVVYQSENLKYHQKLAMQLMGQKKAFACFCSDEKLDELKQEAKKENRAFYYDGFCASLSDETVLNCNAPFTVRAKMPDSNIVFADLLKGDFNFEPFAVDSFIILNHDKSATYNYACAVDDMLYDISLVIRNEKHILDTPKQIHIRNLLNYGKELKYLHLTDINFNKDDEKHSVKYFIDGGFLPSAIANYLVLLGNKTPTEIFTLEDAIKWFDIKNLSASSVNFDINKLKEINRKHLETLDDMRLSKILGFADSDIGKLAKLFLSEASTLKEIKSKIELIFSSKCSIKEFEKEFKEIKLSIQKAPFFDSFNDLKEYIRNNTKIDENIVLKLLRYLLTGCNEGPDISDIYFLTKNYLGEIIK; encoded by the coding sequence TTGTTGAGATTTGCACAAAGCCTTATGCATAGTTTGCAGCTTAACGATTTAAGAATTGCAATATTTAACTATATATTATCAAAACAGTTAAATGAGCCTCTTATGTTAGTTGTTAATGATTTAGATAAAAAAAATATCATTGAAGGCAATGACAAAGAGATAATTGAGCTTTTAAATCTTTTTTCTATTGATTTTTCACAAGTTGTATATCAAAGTGAAAATTTAAAATATCACCAAAAACTTGCAATGCAATTAATGGGTCAAAAAAAAGCTTTTGCTTGTTTTTGCTCAGATGAAAAATTAGATGAGTTAAAACAGGAAGCAAAAAAAGAGAATAGAGCTTTTTATTATGATGGTTTCTGTGCAAGCTTGTCTGATGAAACAGTTCTAAATTGTAATGCACCATTTACAGTAAGAGCAAAAATGCCAGACTCAAATATTGTTTTTGCAGATCTTTTAAAGGGAGATTTTAATTTCGAGCCATTTGCTGTTGACTCTTTTATTATATTAAATCATGATAAATCAGCTACATATAATTATGCCTGTGCAGTTGATGACATGTTATACGATATATCTTTAGTAATTAGAAATGAAAAACATATTTTAGATACACCAAAACAGATTCATATTAGAAATCTTTTAAATTATGGCAAAGAGCTTAAATATCTTCATTTAACAGATATAAATTTTAATAAAGATGATGAAAAACACTCTGTTAAATATTTTATTGATGGAGGTTTTTTACCAAGTGCCATTGCAAATTATCTCGTTTTATTGGGGAATAAAACTCCTACAGAGATATTTACTTTAGAAGATGCAATAAAGTGGTTTGATATAAAAAACTTATCAGCTAGTTCTGTTAATTTTGATATTAATAAACTAAAAGAGATAAATAGAAAACATCTTGAAACTTTAGATGATATGAGACTCTCAAAAATTTTAGGTTTTGCAGATAGTGATATTGGAAAGCTAGCAAAACTATTTTTAAGTGAGGCAAGTACTTTAAAAGAGATAAAATCTAAAATTGAGTTAATTTTCTCTTCTAAGTGTTCAATTAAAGAGTTTGAAAAAGAGTTTAAAGAGATAAAACTATCTATTCAAAAAGCTCCATTTTTTGACAGTTTTAATGATTTAAAAGAGTATATAAGAAATAATACAAAAATAGATGAAAATATAGTTCTAAAACTCTTAAGATATCTATTAACTGGTTGTAATGAAGGTCCAGATATCTCTGATATCTATTTTTTAACTAAAAACTATCTAGGAGAGATTATAAAATGA
- a CDS encoding dehypoxanthine futalosine cyclase, which produces MNTIIDKRISNEEALDLIKNASLVELGKLASEKKALLHPDKITTFVVDRNINYTNVCWVDCKFCAFYRHGKDDDAYVLSYEEIDKKIEELLAIGGTQILMQGGVHPKLKIEYYEDLVEHIHTKFPQITLHSFSAIEIAFIAKISKISKLEVLKRLQAKGLSSIPGAGAEILSDRVRDIIAPKKIDADEWIEIHKLAHSIGMKTTATMMFGTVETDEEIIEHWDRIRRLQDETGGFRAFIMWSFQSSNTKLKEEIPDLKPQSSNRYLRLLAVSRIYLDNFPNIQSSWVTQGSYIGQMALKFGANDLGSTMMEENVVAAAGATNCMNQDEMIQLIKDVGENPAKRNTAYEILERF; this is translated from the coding sequence ATGAATACAATAATAGATAAAAGAATTTCAAATGAAGAGGCTTTAGATTTAATTAAAAATGCCTCTTTAGTTGAGCTTGGGAAATTAGCAAGTGAGAAAAAAGCACTACTTCATCCTGATAAAATCACAACTTTTGTAGTTGATAGAAATATTAATTATACAAATGTTTGTTGGGTAGACTGTAAGTTTTGTGCTTTTTATCGACATGGTAAAGATGATGATGCATATGTTTTATCTTATGAAGAGATAGATAAAAAAATTGAAGAACTTTTAGCAATTGGTGGAACTCAAATTCTTATGCAAGGTGGAGTTCATCCTAAACTTAAAATAGAGTATTATGAGGACTTAGTAGAACATATTCATACAAAATTTCCACAAATCACCCTACACTCTTTTTCTGCTATTGAAATTGCCTTTATTGCAAAAATCTCTAAAATCTCTAAATTAGAGGTTTTAAAAAGATTACAAGCAAAAGGATTAAGTTCAATTCCTGGGGCTGGAGCAGAAATTTTAAGTGATAGAGTAAGAGATATTATTGCACCCAAAAAAATTGATGCAGATGAGTGGATAGAAATACACAAACTTGCACACTCAATTGGTATGAAAACAACTGCAACAATGATGTTTGGAACAGTTGAAACAGATGAAGAGATTATTGAACATTGGGATAGAATAAGAAGATTACAAGATGAAACAGGTGGATTTAGAGCTTTTATTATGTGGTCTTTCCAAAGTTCTAATACAAAGCTAAAAGAGGAAATCCCTGATTTAAAACCTCAATCTTCAAATAGATACTTAAGACTTCTTGCTGTTTCAAGAATATATTTAGATAATTTTCCTAATATTCAAAGTTCATGGGTAACACAAGGAAGTTATATAGGTCAAATGGCATTGAAATTTGGTGCAAATGATTTAGGAAGTACAATGATGGAAGAGAATGTTGTAGCAGCAGCAGGAGCAACAAATTGTATGAATCAAGATGAGATGATTCAACTTATAAAAGACGTTGGAGAAAATCCAGCTAAAAGAAATACAGCTTATGAAATTTTAGAGAGGTTCTAA
- the folP gene encoding dihydropteroate synthase codes for MRVFKVKNKNISSFLEKLGCDKGGVNILSKKSELHTLYIKDLHVGAANILKQDALSIGADLAVPNGVVIASEKYFDALLIGTTKHFEILSKKELAQPFGLKNLAHYLKTFINQKEFKTKIMGIVNANDDSFFEKSRFQGSNAISKMEQMIEDGADIIDLGGVSSRPGSIAVPWKEELERLKPILDLIFEQKLYEKVDFSLDSYEPEVLKYALDRGFKIVNDITGLENDEVCKLSASYKAQVVIMHMQKDPTNMQKDPFYENVILDIDEFFENRVAKAKGFGIENIVLDVGIGFGKTLEHNLLLLKNLEHFKHFGYELLIGASRKSMINMVVPSSIEDRLPGTLAIHLESIKNGASIIRCHDVKEHYQAIKLQEAIQSVEIL; via the coding sequence ATGAGAGTTTTTAAAGTAAAGAATAAAAATATTAGCTCTTTCCTTGAAAAACTTGGTTGCGATAAGGGTGGAGTTAATATTTTATCAAAAAAGAGTGAACTTCATACTCTTTATATAAAAGACTTACATGTTGGTGCTGCAAATATTTTAAAACAAGATGCTCTGTCTATTGGTGCAGATTTAGCTGTTCCAAATGGTGTTGTAATTGCAAGTGAAAAATATTTTGATGCTTTGTTAATAGGAACTACAAAACATTTTGAAATTTTAAGTAAAAAAGAGTTAGCTCAGCCTTTTGGACTTAAAAATTTGGCACATTACTTAAAAACATTTATAAATCAAAAAGAGTTTAAAACAAAAATCATGGGTATAGTTAATGCTAATGATGACTCTTTTTTTGAAAAAAGTAGATTTCAAGGTTCAAATGCAATTTCAAAAATGGAACAGATGATTGAAGATGGAGCTGATATTATTGATTTGGGTGGAGTTTCAAGTAGACCAGGAAGTATTGCTGTTCCTTGGAAAGAAGAACTTGAAAGATTAAAACCTATTTTGGATCTAATTTTTGAGCAAAAACTCTATGAAAAAGTAGACTTCTCTCTTGATTCTTATGAACCAGAAGTTTTAAAATATGCATTAGATAGAGGTTTTAAAATTGTAAATGATATAACAGGTCTTGAAAATGATGAAGTTTGTAAACTCTCTGCTTCATACAAGGCACAAGTTGTTATTATGCATATGCAAAAAGACCCAACAAATATGCAAAAAGATCCCTTTTATGAAAATGTAATTCTTGATATTGATGAATTTTTTGAAAATAGAGTTGCAAAAGCAAAAGGTTTTGGTATTGAAAATATTGTTTTAGATGTTGGCATTGGTTTTGGTAAAACTTTAGAGCATAATTTATTACTTCTAAAAAATCTTGAACATTTTAAACATTTTGGTTATGAACTATTAATTGGTGCAAGTAGAAAATCTATGATTAATATGGTTGTCCCCTCTTCTATTGAAGATAGACTTCCAGGAACTTTAGCTATTCATTTGGAGTCAATTAAAAATGGGGCTTCAATTATTAGATGTCATGATGTAAAAGAGCATTATCAAGCTATAAAACTTCAAGAAGCAATACAGAGTGTTGAGATACTTTAA
- the bamA gene encoding outer membrane protein assembly factor BamA, translated as MKRKSILLSITLASLLNADTIKSIEFINLTKMSTTLAKETISISANEDISTEKINKAIKDFYDYGYFEDITVTQENGVLKFLFKEKPSIANVEITGYKSREDDKEELKKEINIKKGMMYSTQKIKSAKEALLKKLEADGYINSVVEVEIEKLNEDALAITFNVNKGDEIIIKKANYFGAKNLEQSDFEEVTANKEEEFASWFITQNGGELNSEQLEYDGKRIQELYFEHGYLDAKVEDPFVQVDFASDQADLDFYIDEGIQYNLKSVTIYVDPELAKASELKEEMKLKEGRVFNIKRMRDDIDFIKTKIADQGYAFAQVTQDIKKDEKEGIVDLVLNVIPGQKVYIRDVKITGNSRTLDRVIRRNVYLAPGDLFSQTDFKESKNKLKRTGYFDDVTIEQKRVSEDKMDLVVKIKEAPTGNIILGGGYGSYDKVMINAAINERNLFGSGISTALSVDLSSKESEYTVSIVNPAIADSKYTGSFDLYNRDQEYSTKDYYDMDKTTKGFTIGVGREIIRNLYGGLKYKLDFIKEDYEYISTYTKKKAENQDYVQSSLIPYVNYDNTDDYLVPRSGMKVGTSVEYAGVGGDSKFVKTNAYFKYFYSLNTLYDLDWILRYRAQVNFLIDNGKINQGDSLYLGGTKSLRGFESYAFGPDDPAIDDPYKRMFANSLELSFPLVGSSMRWGVFYDYGMIGENSFSTIKRSSMGALFEWNSPFGPLQLFFAQPLDDEPGDETSSFEFALGSSF; from the coding sequence GTGAAAAGAAAGAGTATCTTATTATCGATTACATTGGCAAGTTTGCTTAATGCAGATACAATAAAGTCTATAGAGTTTATTAATTTAACAAAGATGTCTACAACTCTTGCGAAAGAGACAATTAGTATAAGTGCAAATGAAGATATTAGCACTGAAAAAATCAATAAAGCAATTAAAGATTTTTATGACTATGGATATTTTGAGGATATTACTGTAACACAAGAGAATGGCGTTTTAAAATTCCTTTTTAAAGAGAAACCTTCCATTGCAAATGTTGAGATAACAGGATATAAATCAAGAGAAGACGATAAAGAAGAGTTAAAAAAAGAGATAAATATAAAAAAGGGTATGATGTACTCTACTCAAAAAATTAAAAGTGCAAAAGAGGCTCTTCTTAAAAAATTAGAGGCTGATGGTTATATTAACTCAGTTGTAGAAGTTGAAATTGAAAAATTAAATGAAGATGCATTGGCAATTACCTTTAATGTAAATAAAGGTGATGAAATTATTATAAAAAAAGCTAACTATTTTGGTGCTAAAAATTTAGAACAAAGTGATTTTGAAGAGGTTACTGCAAACAAAGAAGAGGAGTTTGCTTCATGGTTTATTACTCAAAATGGTGGAGAGTTAAATAGTGAACAGTTAGAATATGATGGAAAAAGAATTCAAGAATTATATTTTGAACATGGATATTTAGATGCAAAAGTAGAAGATCCTTTTGTGCAAGTGGATTTTGCTTCAGATCAAGCAGATTTAGATTTTTATATTGATGAAGGAATACAATATAATCTTAAAAGTGTAACAATTTATGTAGATCCAGAATTGGCAAAAGCAAGTGAGCTAAAAGAGGAAATGAAACTAAAAGAGGGTCGAGTATTTAATATTAAAAGAATGAGAGATGATATTGATTTTATTAAAACTAAGATTGCTGACCAAGGGTATGCATTTGCTCAAGTAACACAAGATATTAAAAAAGATGAAAAAGAGGGAATTGTTGATTTAGTTTTAAATGTTATTCCTGGACAGAAAGTATATATAAGAGATGTTAAAATCACAGGAAATAGTAGAACTTTAGACAGAGTTATTAGAAGAAATGTCTACTTAGCTCCAGGAGATCTCTTTTCTCAAACAGATTTTAAAGAATCAAAAAATAAATTAAAACGTACAGGTTATTTTGATGATGTTACAATAGAACAAAAAAGAGTCTCTGAAGATAAAATGGATTTAGTTGTAAAAATCAAAGAAGCGCCAACAGGAAATATTATTCTTGGTGGTGGATATGGATCTTACGATAAAGTAATGATTAATGCTGCTATTAATGAAAGAAATCTTTTTGGTTCGGGAATCTCAACTGCACTATCTGTTGACCTCTCTTCTAAAGAATCTGAGTATACAGTATCTATAGTAAACCCAGCAATTGCAGATAGTAAATATACGGGTTCTTTTGATCTTTATAATAGAGATCAAGAGTATAGTACAAAAGATTATTATGATATGGATAAAACTACAAAAGGTTTTACAATTGGTGTGGGAAGAGAGATTATAAGAAACCTTTATGGTGGATTAAAGTATAAACTTGATTTTATTAAAGAGGATTATGAATATATTTCAACATATACAAAGAAAAAAGCAGAGAATCAAGATTATGTTCAAAGTTCATTAATCCCATATGTTAATTATGATAATACGGATGATTATCTTGTTCCAAGATCAGGTATGAAAGTTGGAACTTCTGTTGAGTATGCAGGGGTTGGTGGAGATTCAAAATTTGTAAAAACAAATGCATATTTCAAATACTTTTACTCTTTAAATACTTTATATGATTTAGACTGGATTTTAAGATATAGAGCACAAGTAAATTTCTTAATTGATAATGGGAAAATAAATCAAGGGGACTCTTTATATTTAGGTGGAACAAAATCATTAAGAGGATTTGAATCTTATGCTTTTGGACCTGATGATCCTGCTATTGATGATCCTTATAAAAGAATGTTTGCTAACTCTTTAGAGTTAAGTTTCCCATTAGTTGGTTCATCTATGAGATGGGGTGTATTTTATGATTATGGGATGATAGGAGAAAATAGTTTTTCAACAATTAAGAGATCTAGTATGGGTGCACTTTTTGAATGGAACTCTCCATTTGGTCCACTTCAACTATTCTTTGCACAACCCCTTGATGATGAACCAGGGGATGAAACATCATCTTTCGAATTTGCACTGGGATCATCGTTTTAA
- a CDS encoding prephenate dehydrogenase: MNIGIIGLGLMGGSLAKALKKYSLAKKIYGYARSEKSKNEIIELNLVDELTDIDTMKKNCDLIILAIPVDNIISILPEFLDINKNTTIMDLGSTKEFIIKSVPSTIRKNFIAAHPMTGTEKSGPKAAIDNLYEGNTVVLCNLEDNDNLHVNRAFRLFQEIGMRIVVMDANEHDIHACYMSHLPHAISFSLANTVMNHEDPKSILALAAGGFKDMSRVAKSSPNMWTDIFKQNRKNLLKAIDQFESHMKEVREMVQNEDYEDLKMWMAKANSLHEIL; the protein is encoded by the coding sequence TTGAATATAGGTATAATAGGACTCGGTTTGATGGGTGGGTCTCTAGCAAAAGCACTAAAAAAATACTCTTTAGCTAAAAAAATCTATGGATATGCAAGAAGTGAAAAATCAAAAAATGAGATTATAGAATTGAATTTAGTCGATGAATTAACAGATATTGATACAATGAAAAAAAATTGTGATTTAATTATTTTAGCTATTCCTGTTGATAATATAATATCTATTTTGCCAGAATTTTTAGATATTAATAAAAATACAACAATTATGGATTTAGGTTCAACAAAAGAGTTTATTATTAAAAGTGTTCCATCAACAATCAGAAAAAATTTTATTGCTGCACACCCTATGACTGGAACTGAAAAGTCAGGTCCTAAAGCAGCAATTGATAATTTATATGAAGGGAATACGGTTGTTTTATGTAATCTAGAAGATAATGACAATCTCCATGTAAATAGAGCATTTAGACTTTTTCAAGAGATTGGGATGAGAATAGTAGTAATGGATGCAAATGAACATGATATTCATGCCTGTTATATGTCTCATCTTCCCCATGCAATATCTTTTTCATTGGCTAATACAGTAATGAACCATGAAGATCCAAAATCTATTTTAGCTTTAGCAGCAGGTGGATTTAAAGATATGAGTAGGGTAGCTAAATCAAGCCCAAATATGTGGACTGACATTTTTAAACAAAATAGAAAAAATCTTTTAAAAGCTATTGACCAATTTGAAAGCCATATGAAAGAAGTTAGAGAAATGGTCCAAAATGAAGATTATGAAGATTTAAAAATGTGGATGGCAAAAGCCAATAGCTTACATGAGATACTTTAA
- a CDS encoding HobA family DNA replication regulator yields MQEFLNWTVDTIREDRLISPWLEEKKYEWVPLVSKSIVNIFERSCSVLIITDSERDWFLKYILTNLNSSKQNRPFLPFYNFKSFYKDLDDLKTEDDISFIKDMLNISFPNGYCFWYIGKSNDVRATLPKFSKNSFLWIFDEEIQDAFNLKTSDEALDMKLLQMFRLYDKTLSAALFAEINVEH; encoded by the coding sequence GTGCAAGAGTTTTTAAATTGGACCGTTGATACAATAAGAGAAGATAGATTAATCTCTCCTTGGTTAGAAGAGAAAAAATATGAATGGGTGCCTTTAGTATCTAAGTCAATAGTAAATATTTTTGAAAGAAGTTGTTCTGTACTTATAATAACAGATAGTGAAAGAGACTGGTTTTTAAAATATATATTGACTAATTTAAACTCAAGCAAGCAAAATAGACCTTTTTTGCCTTTTTATAATTTTAAGTCATTCTATAAAGATTTGGATGACTTAAAAACAGAAGATGATATTTCATTTATAAAAGATATGTTAAATATCTCTTTTCCTAATGGATACTGTTTTTGGTATATTGGGAAAAGTAACGATGTTAGAGCAACTTTGCCAAAATTTAGTAAAAACTCTTTTCTTTGGATTTTTGATGAAGAGATTCAAGATGCATTTAATCTAAAAACAAGTGATGAAGCTTTAGATATGAAACTTCTGCAAATGTTTAGACTTTATGATAAAACTTTGAGTGCTGCACTTTTTGCAGAGATCAATGTTGAACACTAG
- a CDS encoding DNA polymerase III subunit delta' gives MFIDKKIETAQILIVNDVEEALNTLLPFYSKHNIRVIKNDQKDEFQIAQAHAAIKEAYISSNEKKYLILVGRSFRNEAQNALLKVFEEPPKNIVFIIITSSKSSILPTIFSRIPHKYYKTVSKREEITLDVDKLDLKEVYLFLKDSQRITKDEARTIIEAILYKVSSKKIELNQKELELFSKSIKLLELNSRPINVLTSLLLMLLNRNKRV, from the coding sequence ATGTTTATAGATAAAAAGATTGAAACAGCACAAATACTTATAGTAAATGATGTGGAAGAGGCATTAAATACTCTTTTACCTTTTTATTCAAAACATAATATAAGAGTTATAAAAAATGATCAAAAAGATGAATTTCAAATTGCTCAAGCCCATGCAGCTATAAAAGAGGCATATATCTCTTCAAATGAAAAAAAATATTTGATTTTAGTTGGTAGAAGTTTTAGAAATGAAGCTCAAAATGCTCTTTTAAAAGTTTTTGAAGAGCCTCCTAAAAATATAGTTTTTATTATAATCACAAGTTCAAAATCGTCTATTTTACCAACAATTTTTTCAAGAATTCCTCATAAATATTATAAAACTGTATCAAAAAGAGAAGAGATAACTTTAGATGTTGATAAATTGGATTTAAAAGAGGTTTATCTTTTTCTAAAAGATAGTCAAAGAATTACTAAAGATGAAGCTAGAACGATAATTGAAGCAATACTTTATAAAGTGAGTTCAAAAAAAATTGAATTGAATCAAAAAGAGTTGGAGCTTTTTTCAAAATCTATTAAACTTTTAGAATTGAACTCTAGACCAATAAATGTACTTACCTCTCTTTTACTTATGTTATTAAATAGAAACAAAAGAGTTTAA
- the mobB gene encoding molybdopterin-guanine dinucleotide biosynthesis protein B, with translation MSKEFKKLVVAFSGPSNSGKTTLVVKVSEILKAKGFEVCIVKHDPKDKAFFDVPGKDSDKFFKTGANVAVVSPTRTTLFSHKRSEIEELIRLFGEFDYLLVEGLKTLPLPRISVFRGKLDESYFPVTDAIAHDDSIERSLIPTNIDRLDLNNPEEIISWIEINAKRV, from the coding sequence ATGAGTAAAGAATTTAAAAAGTTAGTAGTGGCCTTTAGTGGACCATCAAATAGTGGAAAAACAACACTTGTTGTAAAGGTTTCAGAAATCTTAAAAGCAAAAGGTTTTGAGGTTTGTATTGTTAAGCATGATCCAAAAGATAAAGCATTTTTTGATGTACCAGGAAAAGATAGTGATAAGTTTTTTAAAACAGGTGCAAATGTGGCTGTGGTAAGTCCTACAAGAACAACACTATTTAGTCATAAAAGATCAGAAATTGAAGAGCTTATTAGACTTTTTGGAGAGTTTGATTATTTATTAGTAGAGGGATTAAAAACTCTACCCTTACCAAGGATTTCTGTTTTTAGAGGAAAACTTGATGAATCTTACTTTCCTGTAACAGATGCAATAGCTCATGATGATTCAATTGAAAGAAGTTTAATACCTACAAATATTGATAGACTTGATTTAAATAATCCAGAAGAGATAATCTCTTGGATAGAAATAAATGCAAAGAGAGTGTAA